In one Kluyveromyces marxianus DMKU3-1042 DNA, complete genome, chromosome 4 genomic region, the following are encoded:
- the SNT2 gene encoding DNA-binding E3 ubiquitin-protein ligase SNT2, with protein MTTPSKRSPSDESKVLDTVDTTAAGSRKRSATKNVNYNEKEADNALARKIKQLEKFKVVKSKADKNNNSKKNGLNKKIINGKANFKYQSFLQDKNLSWNFIPSLPTSFRKYARFSTLLDIDGMTVDVSKQILISEGNTVLKQNSHIYMVSEPPGEPYYIGRIVEFVPKKEYRELISNSLHVTSVFPAVYFQLRMNWFYRPRDIQDRTNGSSSRLLYASLHNDLCPIYSFRGKCNVKFQKEFASNEELIEYVSKPNNFYFNQLFDRFTLKYYQMEQTAKLRQDVDPESHYLKVLAQLYPYVFYEDKYPLHEVIKKYICGHKMDDQSWDNSCMECRDWCHSASSIHCDECKVSIHLWCMDPPLEKKPAKGIVWICSACVAKQENSEPTSSNIPQELGKLACLPVGDDVLQIDKTTTNKENWYYQYLGEDMCNHLIEPLFDDYIAPFPWKRSRVSTNKGQWTKCNQNWIPEPYSNIEGERGSDDGIERLWTMNVNKISEKELDAYINKCKSSIPKRLDVQPESCNFIDICLKLLMDNDYNPTSAYEAAIENITRDSLREPTLSPEEIKKFEEGVSLYGSELHPVCKHVGTQPMSMIVRYYYYWKKTPNGRAIWGNFKGRSKNKKKNISEGGNTNQEHSLDKSDREFKRVTKNKSPKHSDKVWRHVDDSSFDSDKISDVKKEFQCMFCSLDYSPLWYRVTGGSDDDHVQQRITLGMKTPDEDMSASLPEVKRKGKKENDAKLNALCIRCARIWRRYGVRWRTPIEVLKQLYGSSTSSIQTAVSELIEENDNQLKSYPNQQAFSKCLDWELVVDAESITKQRYSASDNPEKLLKMKRNALSSQSQLNKATKKLIDVEGIKPNNMENNLHTYINNIEMQIKKKEEKRLKKLKERELQEKLLLEAYSTNKNKGVKKEIKKEPKNEDIPIEPVVNKVGKLHPEIKPQTPNEQKKVPPMLYNNSALIKKLLPSGEYLLNMESNLGKADSLSAVTVDAEFLEIKLSDTIINQLKRERESIDIMRSMPISPKQKIAKTNNSSTNQSLSTTSKNHIPILKADEMSRSAILQMYNSISPKYGSVMKSCKREEKKSSKPKAAFQAAKGVVDSDDKAMTIGTLIPREGSPADKVKDKCSVCFGICDSEFINSISCLNCKVKVHFQCYGVTTNCKRNINSKEKSWLCDPCSNDRNPIFSTNYQCSLCNGEKKTLESADKSSPGLFPEAFKRTMDGKWCHILCAAYCSDAKFASGETLQPILNVESVLFKQNTSKCELCKESCGVIVKCECCDDCFHISCCANIEGFKLGFKKELNSNCSRENFMTFCDGALEYTVFPTLTCTKHQNNPEILPLNYTPYGQSVSLFELFLKRAKIDPQAENLSTIQLRTYDKSCLRMCDKSMNQLNMGTKQCLEKTFNEKAVLREQLLTILKAGFEKYPCPEIEKEEALELPKQPERKRAFALISSIATGYASETSSKPSRKTKTKKGVKTEWKNVATAENNVTQPVEIYYDNSGSDGNSIIAKDNSIDN; from the coding sequence ATGACGACACCCTCGAAAAGAAGTCCTTCCGATGAGAGTAAGGTACTTGATACGGTAGACACTACAGCGGCAGGGAGCCGAAAACGTTCAGCAACCAAGAATGTTAATTATAATGAGAAGGAAGCCGATAACGCCTTGGCCCGGAAAATAAAGCAACTGGAGAAGTTTAAAGTGGTGAAATCGAAAGCAGataagaataataatagcaagaaaaatggtttgaacaaaaagatAATAAATGGAAAGGCCAATTTCAAGTACCAGTCATTTCTACAAGATAAAAACTTATCATGGAATTTCATTCCATCACTCCCAACATCATTCAGGAAGTATGCAAGATTTAGTACACTTCTTGACATTGACGGGATGACAGTCGATGTATCTAAACAAATATTAATATCGGAAGGTAATACAGTGTTAAAACAGAATAGTCACATATATATGGTTTCTGAACCACCCGGGGAACCTTATTATATTGGAAGGATCGTGGAATTTGTACCGAAGAAGGAATACAGAGAGCTTATATCAAACTCATTGCATGTTACTAGTGTGTTCCCGGCGGTATATTTCCAGTTACGAATGAATTGGTTTTATAGACCTAGAGATATTCAAGACCGTACAAACGGTTCAAGTTCACGACTCTTATATGCTTCATTGCATAATGATTTATGTCCTATTTATTCATTTCGCGGAAAATGTAACGTGAAGTTTCAAAAGGAGTTTGCATCCAATGAAGAACTTATAGAATATGTCTCTAAACCGAATAATTTCTACTTCAACCAACTTTTTGATAGATTTACACTGAAATATTACCAAATGGAACAGACTGCTAAGCTTAGGCAAGATGTTGATCCTGAATCACATTACTTAAAAGTTCTAGCTCAACTTTATCCTTACGTTTTCTATGAGGATAAATACCCTCTACATgaagtaataaaaaaatatatatgcgGACACAAGATGGATGATCAGTCATGGGATAATTCTTGTATGGAATGTAGGGATTGGTGTCACTCTGCGTCTTCTATACATTGCGATGAGTGTAAAGTTTCGATCCATCTATGGTGTATGGATCCTCCACTCGAGAAAAAGCCCGCTAAGGGTATAGTATGGATTTGTTCTGCTTGTGTTgcaaaacaagaaaatagCGAGCccacttcttcaaatattccgCAGGAACTAGGCAAACTAGCTTGCTTACCAGTCGGAGATGATGTTCTCCAGATCGATAAAACTACTACcaataaagaaaattggTATTATCAGTATCTAGGTGAGGATATGTGCAATCATTTAATTGAACCGTTATTCGATGATTATATTGCGCCTTTTCCGTGGAAGAGGAGTAGAGTTAGTACGAACAAAGGGCAATGGACGAAATGTAATCAAAATTGGATACCAGAACCTTACTCTAATATTGAAGGAGAACGAGGAAGTGACGATGGTATAGAAAGACTCTGGACTATGAACGTGAATAAGATAtcagaaaaagaattggatgCGTATATCAACAAGTGTAAGAGCTCAATTCCAAAGCGACTAGATGTTCAACCTGAATCCTGTAATTTTATCGATATTTGTTTGAAACTTTTAATGGATAATGATTACAACCCAACGTCTGCCTATGAAGCAGCGATTGAAAATATCACAAGAGATTCTTTAAGAGAACCAACCTTATCACCAgaggaaataaaaaaattcgAAGAAGGTGTTAGCCTCTATGGGAGTGAGCTACATCCCGTCTGTAAACATGTAGGTACACAACCTATGTCTATGATCGTGAGgtactactattactgGAAGAAGACGCCAAATGGCCGAGCAATATGGGGTAATTTCAAAGGTAGGTCtaagaataagaagaagaatatcagTGAAGGTGGAAACACAAACCAGGAACATAGTTTAGATAAAAGTGATAGAGAATTCAAAAGAGTTACCAAAAATAAATCACCTAAACATTCTGACAAAGTCTGGAGACACGTTGATGACTCGTCATTTGACTCAGACAAAATTTCTGATGTTAAAAAGGAATTTCAATGCATGTTTTGTTCCCTAGATTATTCACCATTATGGTATAGGGTGACTGGAGGATCTGACGATGATCATGTTCAACAGAGAATCACATTAGGGATGAAGACGCCTGACGAAGATATGAGTGCATCATTGCCCGAAGTTAAGAGAAAAGGTAAAAAGGAGAATGATGCAAAGCTAAATGCTTTATGCATAAGGTGTGCGCGTATATGGAGAAGATACGGTGTTAGATGGAGAACCCCAATTGAAGTTTTAAAACAACTTTATGGGAGTAGCACATCATCAATCCAAACAGCAGTATCAGAATTGATTGAGGAAAATGATAACCAGCTAAAGAGTTATCCCAACCAACAGGCATTTTCAAAGTGCTTAGATTGGGAACTAGTAGTTGATGCAGAGTCGATTACTAAACAAAGATATTCCGCTTCCGATAACCCAGAAAAATTACTAAAGATGAAAAGGAATGCACTTTCTTCACAATCTCAATTGAACAAAGCTACAAAGAAACTTATAGACGTGGAGGGGATCAAACCGAATAATATGGAGAACAATCTCCATACTTATATCAACAATATAGAGATgcaaatcaaaaagaaggaagagaaaagactaaagaaattgaaggaacGAGAATTACAGGAGAAGTTGTTATTGGAGGCTTATTCcacaaacaagaacaaaggggtaaagaaagagataaaAAAGGAACCGAAAAACGAAGATATACCAATAGAGCCAGTTGTGAACAAAGTCGGGAAATTGCATCCTGAGATTAAGCCTCAGACACCCAATGAACAGAAGAAAGTTCCTCCTATGTTATATAATAACTCAGCATTAATCAAGAAGTTGCTTCCAAGTGGGGAATATCTGCTTAATATGGAATCCAATCTAGGGAAGGCAGATTCTCTCTCTGCTGTAACTGTTGATGCAGAATTTCTAGAGATAAAGCTTTCCGATACAATAATTAACCAACTAAAACGAGAGAGAGAAAGTATAGACATAATGAGAAGTATGCCTATTTCAcccaaacaaaaaattgCTAAGACTAATAATTCTTCAACTAACCAGTCCCTTTCAACAACGAGTAAAAACCATATCCCAATTCTAAAAGCCGATGAGATGTCGAGATCCGCTATCCTACAGATGTACAATAGTATTAGTCCTAAATACGGCTCTGTTATGAAGAGTTGCAAAAGGgaggaaaagaaatcatCTAAGCCAAAGGCAGCTTTCCAAGCCGCTAAGGGTGTTGTTGACTCGGACGATAAAGCTATGACAATAGGGACTCTAATTCCACGTGAGGGGAGCCCAGCCGACAAGGTTAAAGATAAATGCtctgtttgttttggtatttGTGACTCCGAGTTTATCAACAGCATATCATGCTTAAACTGTAAAGTCAAAGTTCACTTCCAGTGTTATGGCGTGACAACAAACTgtaaaagaaatattaactcaaaagagaagagctGGTTATGTGATCCATGTTCTAATGATCGTAATCCAATATTTTCAACTAATTACCAATGTTCACTCTGCAACggggaaaaaaagacgTTGGAGTCTGCAGACAAATCTTCACCTGGTTTATTTCCAGAAGCCTTCAAACGCACAATGGACGGGAAATGGTGTCATATACTATGTGCAGCATATTGCAGTGATGCAAAATTTGCATCAGGAGAGACCTTACAACCGATACTTAATGTAGAAAGCGTTCttttcaaacaaaacacTTCTAAATGTGAATTATGTAAAGAATCTTGTGGGGTTATTGTAAAATGTGAATGTTGCGATGATTGTTTCCATATTAGTTGCTGTGCTAACATAGAGGGTTTCAAACTAGGTtttaagaaagaattgaattcaAACTGCTCAAGAGAAAATTTTATGACGTTCTGTGATGGTGCGTTGGAATATACTGTATTTCCAACTCTAACGTGTACGAAACACCAAAATAACCCAGAAATACTTCCTTTAAATTACACCCCATATGGTCAATCAGTTTCATTATTTGAATTGTTCCTAAAAAGAGCAAAAATTGATCCACAGGCAGAAAATCTCTCCACCATCCAACTTCGAACTTATGATAAAAGCTGCTTACGCATGTGTGATAAATCTATGAATCAACTGAATATGGGGACGAAACAGTGTCTAGAAAAGACATTTAATGAGAAAGCAGTCCTAAGGGAACAATTATTAACCATTCTCAAAGCTGGTTTTGAGAAGTATCCATGTCCtgaaattgagaaagaggaagcaCTCGAATTACCAAAGCAGCCTGAAAGGAAACGCGCATTTGCTCTAATTTCCTCCATAGCCACAGGGTATGCATCGGAAACTTCCAGCAAACCATCGCGcaaaactaaaacaaaaaaggGAGTAAAAACTGAATGGAAAAATGTAGCAACGGCAGAAAATAATGTCACACAGCCTGTAGAAATATATTACGATAACTCCGGTAGCGATGGCAATAGCATCATTGCGAAGGACAACTCTATAGATAATTAA